A genomic region of Populus nigra chromosome 11, ddPopNigr1.1, whole genome shotgun sequence contains the following coding sequences:
- the LOC133668768 gene encoding calcium-binding protein PBP1-like: MAGADKRADFEDLLPVMANKLGGEGLINELCNGFQLLMDKDRGVITMESLKKNAAFLGLQDLSEDELVSMVKEGDLDRDGALNQMEFCVLMFRLSPELMQESRFWLEEALEEELKGYGF, translated from the coding sequence ATGGCAGGAGCTGATAAAAGAGCAGATTTTGAAGACTTGTTGCCTGTAATGGCAAACAAGCTAGGTGGGGAAGGGTTGATAAACGAGCTGTGTAATGGGTTTCAGCTGTTGATGGATAAAGATAGAGGGGTTATTACCATGGAGAGTTTGAAAAAGAATGCAGCTTTCTTGGGTTTGCAAGATTTGAGTGAGGATGAGCTTGTTAGTATGGTTAAAGAAGGTGATCTTGACCGCGATGGGGCTTTAAATCAAATGgagttttgtgttttaatgTTCAGACTGAGTCCTGAATTGatgcaagaatcaagattttgGCTTGAAGAAGCACTTGAAGAGGAGCTCAAGGGCTACGGATTTTGA
- the LOC133668606 gene encoding uncharacterized protein LOC133668606: MEGSLGKEDSNSAKDLQEKNGSGHKRQGSVQPSSPRAGKKPKRDIDRDHREKKKGEMNELKKENGILQESYWRFLGQIDQINMELRERGEEIISLRIKQDRHDNSLRELEELTASGEEKMSALKEEHAQEIHALKAKHAQELLERDRKFNALKEEHELHMRVCTSWDIDLGNWLENAGEMNNPMETPATAQATTNCFNSDHFASQMA, from the exons ATGGAAGGCAGCTTGGGTAAGGAGGATTCCAATTCGGCTAAGGATCTACAAGAAAAAAACG GCTCTGGTCATAAGCGGCAAGGTTCTGTTCAACCATCATCACCTAGAGCTGGGAAGAAACCCAAACGGGATATCGACAGAGATCACCGTGAGAAAAAGAAG GGAGAGATGAACGAGTTGAAGAAAGAGAATGGGATACTTCAGGAATCCTATTGGCGTTTTCTAGGACAAATAGATCAGATAAACATGGAACTGAGGGAACGTGGAGAAGAAATTATCAGCTTGAGGATAAAGCAAGATAGACACGATAATTCTCTACGTGAACTAGAAGAG TTGACTGCCTCAGGTGAGGAAAAGATGAGTGCCTTAAAAGAGGAACATGCACAGGAGATTCATGCCTTGAAAGCGAAACATGCACAGGAATTGCTGGAGCGCGACAGAAAGTTTAATGCCTTAAAAGAGGAACATGAACTGCATATGCGGGTGTGCACCTCGTGGGACATAGACCTGGGAAATTGGCTTGAGAACGCCGGAGAGATG AACAACCCCATGGAGACACCTGCCACTGCTCAGGCCACCACCAACTGCTTCAACTCTGACCACTTCGCATCCCAAATGGCCTAA